From the Candidatus Zymogenaceae bacterium genome, the window TCGGCGATGGTCACGGAAATACTGGGGGCGTGCTGGATAACGACATGCAATTCAGGATTGTCCAGGGCGTCGAAAACCTGTTTGGTATAGTCCGTCTCCGTAAGCGCCCCTGTCGGACAAACCATAATACACTGCCCGCAATTAATACAGGTTGAAACATTCAACCCCTGGTTGAAAACCGTCCCAACGGATGTTTTTGACCCCCGCTTGATGAAATCGATGGCCGAAACACCCTGTATCTCCTCACATACTCGGACGCACTTGCCGCACAAAATGCATTTTGCCGGATCGCGTACGATCGCGGGGCTGGAAGCATCCGCCTTGAATGTCTTCTTGGTGCTTCGAAATGTTCGTGAAGTCACCCCCAACTCCCGGGCGAGAGACTGAAGATCACATTCGTTGTTCCTCGCACAATACAGGCAGTCATCCGGGTGCGCGGATAACAACATCTCAACGATCGTTTTTCTCGCCCGCATGACACGGGGCGTATGGGTTCCAATCTTCATTCCCTCTGAAACGGGGAAGGCACAACTGGGCACAAGTCTTCCGTCCGCTTCCACCACACACAGGCGGCACGCCCCGGTCGGAGAAAGATTCTCCAAATTACAGAGCGTAGGTACGGAAATACCGTATTGTTTCAAGATGTTGAGAATAGTTTCGCCTTTTTTTGCCTTGGCTGGCTTTCCATTGATTTCTATGTTAAGCATTCGCAACCCCCTCTGTAGGGACATCTTGTCGAGATATCACGATCGCATCGAATTTACACGTTTCCACGCACGTCCCGCATCCGATACACTTATCCGGTACGATATAATGCGGACTTTTCGGCGCGCCCATGATCGCATCTGATGGGCAGTTTTTAGCGCACAATCCACATCCCTTGCATTTTTCCGAATCGATGTAGTAATTGAGAAGCTCGGTACAGGCACCGGCGGGACAGTATCGCTCATAGACATGGGCTTCGTATTCATCCTTAAACCACCGCATGGTACTGAGTACCGGGTTCGGAGCAGTCTGCCCCAGGGCGCAGAGGCTTGCATCCTGGATCACCTCGGCGAGGCGTTTGAGCTGAATGACTCCCTGAAATCGAGTGAAGGTCTCCTCCATCGTTTCGTGGCTTCGTCTTTTGGTCAGAGAAGTCAATATTTCAAGCATCAGCCTCGTGCCTTCCCGGCAGGGAATACATTTACCGCAGCTCTCCTTCTGGATAAAATCCATGAAGAACTTGGCGACATCAACCATGCAGGTGTTTTCATCCATCACCACAAGCCCGCCGGATCCAACGATGGCGCCGATCTCCTTGAGAGATTCATAGTCGATTTCCGTATCGAGATGTTCGACCGGTATACATCCTCCCGACGGGCCGCCGATTTGCGCCGCCTTGAACGCCAGGCCTCCCTCGATGCCGCCGCCGATATCGAACACGATCTGCCGCAAGGTGATTCCCATCGGAACCTCGACGAGCCCTGTTCTCACGACGTTCCCGGAAAGGGCGAAAACCTTTGTTCCTTTTGAACGCTCGGTACCGACGGACGAAAACCAGTCCGCCCCATTTTTAATAATTCCAGGTACGTTCGCGAGCGTTTCCACATTGTTGATGATGGTCGGTTTCCCGTATAAACCGCTCACAGCGGGAAAGGGGGGACGTGGACGCGGCATGCCGCGTTTTCCCTCAATACTTGCGATAAGCGCCGTTTCCTCACCGCAGACAAACGCCCCCGCTCCCTTTTTCAGCTTTATATCAAGGCTGAATCCGCTGTCAAGGATGTTTCTTCCAAGCAGTCCCAGCTCATGAGCCTGATCAATGGCTTTCTCAAGTCTTCGGATAGCCAGCGGGTATTCCGCCCGAATATAGATATACGCGTGATCCGCATGAATGGCATACGCCGCGATGATGATTCCTTCGACGAGCCTGTGCGGATCCCCTTCGATCACGGCCCTGTCCATGAACGCGCCCGGGTCTCCCTCGTCGGCGTTGCATATCATATACCGCTGATCTCCCTCAGCTTGCTGGGCGAATTTCCATTTTTTCCCGGCGGGAAATCCGGCTCCACCCCGTCCCCGCAAGCCGCTGTCTTCCACGACATCCGCCACTTCCAGGGGAGTCATGTTTTTCAACACACGAGAGAGGGACGAGTATCCACCCCATACAATGTATTCGTCGATGTCTTCCGGGTTGATAATTCCGCAGTTTTCCAGCACCCAGCGTTTTTGATGCTTGAAAAACGGGTGATCACCTATGAGGGGTATATTTTTCCATGCTTCGGTATCCTCCTGGGGGTACTGGCCCAAAACATGTTCCACAGGCGGTTTGCCGTCAAATACGGCCGGGAGTATATCCCGGACTTTCTCTGCCGTCACGGAATAAAAACTGATCCGGGATTTCTTCGGGAGTTGCACATCCACGAGAGGCTCAAGGGCACAAATACCCAGGCATCCAACCCTGACGATATCCGCGCTCGTTTTCGATTCCGACAACCATTTTTCAATTTCCGTGATTGTTTTTTCCGCTCCCGCTCCGAGTCCGCAGGTTGCGGTCCCGACAAAAATAACGGGCGTTTCAATATTCTTTCTCTTGAGACGTTCCACCCGTTGATGAATGAAATCATTACACCGCTCATCCGTGTGGCAGAGGGGGCCGTCCTGGATACAGGCGATCAGGTCTGGACACGGACTGTCGGGGGAATGTGAACATTTATCGCAGCATTTTTCAAACATCTCTCTTTGCCTCCTCTTTCGCCTCGGATTTCAGTGTCTTGAGAATTTCACGAACACTGTCCGGCGTAACCCTGGCATAGAATTCGCCGGAAATATTTATAACCGGTGAAAGGCCGCATGCGCCGACGCAGGCCACGATTTCAAGGCTGAACAACCCGTCGCGCGTGGTCTGCCCTGGTTCAATCTTGAGGGTATTCTGGACGGTCTTGAGGATTTTTTCCGAACCCTTGACATGACACGCTGTACCCCGACAGACCATAATATGATACCTGCCGGGCGGTTCGGTTCGAAATTGGTTGTAAAAGGTGAGTACCCCGAATATTTTACTGGGGGGAAGGTTGAGTTTCGTGCCGATTTTACTTACGGCATCTTTGTGGACATACCCAATAGAATCTTGTATGTCCTGGAGGATCGGAATCAGATCACTCCGCTCGGCGGTTTTGTATCCGGCTAGAACGCGATCGATTGTCTCATTTATCGGATCCATATGTTGCCTCGTTTCCTGTATTTTTTACAAAAAACGCCACTTTTTCCAACGAAACTGCGATATCCATATCTGACACATATATATGTTTGGGTACGTGCAGGCGCGTCGGAGTGAAGTTGACGATTCCCTTTATGCCCGACTGTATACAGAGATCGGCGACTGATTGAGCGGAAGAGGCGGGTACCGCGATAATAGCGATACTGATTTCCTCCTCACCCACAACACGTCCGAAATCCTCTACCAAATAGCACTTGCATCCATGAATGACCCTGCCGGTCCTATTCTGATTACTGTCGAATCCCGCGATGATCCTGAACATGGACCTGTATCCGGAAAAATATCCGATAATTGCCCTGCCCAGATTACCGATACCGATAATTGCCACATTCTGTACTTCATAGGTGGCGAGAAAGTGTTCGATTGATTCGGTCAACGGTTTCACAGCATAGCCCTGCTGATTTCCCGAATAACCTATGTTCATTATATCCTGCCTCACCTGTGCCGCACTCACACCGGCTATCTCGGCAAGCTCGTGGGAGCGAATTTTCTCTACCCTTCTTCTACTCACTTCTTTCAGGTATCGCTTGAATAGAATTAATCTTTCAACTGTTCTTTCCATATAAAACGTATAAGCCCGTTAAAT encodes:
- the nuoF gene encoding NADH-quinone oxidoreductase subunit NuoF, coding for MFEKCCDKCSHSPDSPCPDLIACIQDGPLCHTDERCNDFIHQRVERLKRKNIETPVIFVGTATCGLGAGAEKTITEIEKWLSESKTSADIVRVGCLGICALEPLVDVQLPKKSRISFYSVTAEKVRDILPAVFDGKPPVEHVLGQYPQEDTEAWKNIPLIGDHPFFKHQKRWVLENCGIINPEDIDEYIVWGGYSSLSRVLKNMTPLEVADVVEDSGLRGRGGAGFPAGKKWKFAQQAEGDQRYMICNADEGDPGAFMDRAVIEGDPHRLVEGIIIAAYAIHADHAYIYIRAEYPLAIRRLEKAIDQAHELGLLGRNILDSGFSLDIKLKKGAGAFVCGEETALIASIEGKRGMPRPRPPFPAVSGLYGKPTIINNVETLANVPGIIKNGADWFSSVGTERSKGTKVFALSGNVVRTGLVEVPMGITLRQIVFDIGGGIEGGLAFKAAQIGGPSGGCIPVEHLDTEIDYESLKEIGAIVGSGGLVVMDENTCMVDVAKFFMDFIQKESCGKCIPCREGTRLMLEILTSLTKRRSHETMEETFTRFQGVIQLKRLAEVIQDASLCALGQTAPNPVLSTMRWFKDEYEAHVYERYCPAGACTELLNYYIDSEKCKGCGLCAKNCPSDAIMGAPKSPHYIVPDKCIGCGTCVETCKFDAIVISRQDVPTEGVANA
- the nuoE gene encoding NADH-quinone oxidoreductase subunit NuoE; the encoded protein is MDPINETIDRVLAGYKTAERSDLIPILQDIQDSIGYVHKDAVSKIGTKLNLPPSKIFGVLTFYNQFRTEPPGRYHIMVCRGTACHVKGSEKILKTVQNTLKIEPGQTTRDGLFSLEIVACVGACGLSPVINISGEFYARVTPDSVREILKTLKSEAKEEAKRDV
- a CDS encoding redox-sensing transcriptional repressor Rex, producing the protein MERTVERLILFKRYLKEVSRRRVEKIRSHELAEIAGVSAAQVRQDIMNIGYSGNQQGYAVKPLTESIEHFLATYEVQNVAIIGIGNLGRAIIGYFSGYRSMFRIIAGFDSNQNRTGRVIHGCKCYLVEDFGRVVGEEEISIAIIAVPASSAQSVADLCIQSGIKGIVNFTPTRLHVPKHIYVSDMDIAVSLEKVAFFVKNTGNEATYGSDK